ACATTTTGACGACGTGAACGTCATACTCCCGCTAGAGCACCGCTAACCCAGACGACCTTACTACAAAGTTTCTTGTCGACTCACAATACAACGCTCCTTACCGTTGCCATAATTTCTCAGCTATGGAATTAACCCTCATAGCAAACTAGGTTGCCCGTAATCTAGAAGCACATGTCAGATACACGTTATAATAACGACGTATCGGTGAGAAGCGTTGCCAAGGCGACTTGCTCATTTTGCAGCGAAACAATTtaggtggctcttaaaagagcctttgggtATTTTGGGATATTACGCCGAGCGAGCAGTTTAAGCACGCTCTCCGCGAATGCGGCGGGCCAACTGGATGTCCTTGGGCATGATGGTGACTCTCTTGGCGTGGATAGCGCACAAGTTAGTATCCTCGAACAGGCCGACCAGGTATGCCTCGCTAGCCTCCTGCAAGGCCATGACGGCAGAGCTCTGGAAACGGAGATCGGTCTTGAAATCCTGAGCAATTTCTCTCACCAGGCGCTGGAAGGGCAGCTTGCGGATCAGCAACTCGGTCGACTTCTGATAACGACGAATCTCCCTCAGAGCTACGGTACCAGGCCTGTAACGATGAGGCTTCTTCACGCCGCCGGTGGCTGGGGCGCTCTTACGAGCGGCCTTGGTGGCAAGCTGCTTCCTCGGGGCTTTACCACCGGTGGACTTACGGGCGGTCTGCTTTGTTCTTGCCATAGCGACGCAATTCTACTCTTAACTGACGAAAAAAGAGAATAAGACACAACCACGACGACATCCTTTTTAAGCCATAACGCCGACCTGCGCTCATTGGGCGTCTTCAGTAAGCATGCCGTCCATTGGACAAATAAAGATACGTCACATCAAGTCAATTGGCCCGTGTTCCACTACGCGCACATTTCAAAAAAGCAAGCCAGTAAGCCTACTTTTGAGCCGTGCTCTTTATGTGCCTGCAGGGTACATTGTTGAACGTACTCCcggttacttttttttttttttacatgtttttagcACCAACAGcatcttatttatatataaaaataaaatatatacacacacacagcacttctaCAAGTACGTATATAAATGTACGAGTACTAGCTTGCTTTCATCAGATGCTATTGGGCGCGTAAAAACGGGGAAGGTGTACGTGTGCTCAGACGTGGCGTGGTAATGGACAGCGGTGCCCGTTAGTCATTTAGTGCCCTCGAGAAAAATGCAAGGTAGAACAGacagtaacattaaaaagtTGCACTTCCTCAGTCAGtgtgggtggctcttaaaagagcctttgggaTCTGCAGACAACGGAGCAGAGGTGAATTTACTTGGTCTTGACCGCCTTCTCGGTTTTCTTGGGCAGCAGAACAGCCTGAATGTTGGGCAGCACGCCACCTTGAGCAATAGTCACCCCTCCTAACAGCTTGTTCAACTCCTCGTCGTTACGCACGGCGAGCTGCAGATGACGAGGAATGATACGGGTCTTCTTGTTGTCACGGGCGGCGTTGCCTGCCAACTCGAGAATTTCAGCAGTCAGATactccagcacagcagccaaATAGACCGGAGCACCGGCACCAACGCGCTCGGCATAATTACCTTTGCGCAAAAGCCTGTGCACACGGCCCACAGGAAACTGCAGGCCAGCGCGAGAGGAGCGAGTCTTGGCCTTAGCCCTAGCCTTACCGCCGGTCTTCCCTCTTCCACTCATTATGTATACAATAGCGTCTTGTGAGCAAAGCTGAAATAATCGCCTATCACCTACGAGCGCTTCAGATATAGCAAAATCAACAGCTCTCCTATTGGCTAAGGAGGACAGGACGAATAACCAATCGCGAAGCACTCGTCCACTTCCAAAGCCGGCCTCCCTTTCCTTAGCCTGCAACTCTCCCTCCCACACGGAATCACTTCCAGTTCTTGTCATTCTTCTTCATATGGATTTCAGTTTGGAGCAAATAGTCTAAATACTTCCaagttatttgtatttttattattattattattattattattaagtctATTCATGATACGTACATGTATGATAAAGACAGGAGAGAATGTTCGAGGTACGGCATGGCTTATATCTTTTGGAAGATTGCCTGTACGATGTATTGTCAAATAGAGTTGTTTTGTTACAACTAAGGAATGTCCGATGTATAATTGCATGGCCGATGAAACGATAGAACATTTATTACTGCCGTGCACAAGGACTATTGAAATTTGGGAGAAAATGGAAGGTACTGGGTTTAAATGCGGTCGTAACAGCaaaagtattatgtatggagtgtttaatgagaatttgactGAGAATGTAAAGGACTTTTGTTGGATGATTGTTTGTGATAAATTCGAAGATTTGGAAAACACGACGTAAGATGATTATTGAACAATGTATAATACCTGCAGAAATAGTGTttaaacagattgtgtgtgagttacaaAGGTTGAAGACGATtgatatgagaggaaaaaagaaatttcCCTGGACTCTTTTGGATATATAAATGGATAATGTatacctaatttacagatgtaaattgtattgttaattAGTAATCTATAGTGTGAAGGTAGTCTGGGTCCTCcggtggatattgtttgtgaggtttctgtggtggagtgtttgcgttgaattgaattttcttaataatGGAAAGGGAGAAATAAACGGCACAGAAATCTGCTTAGGCTGTACAATATTTCTATGCAAAATGGAATTGGTCCTcgttttcctttccatttttaaattgaccgtattaaaaaaaaattccattcaaTACAAACACCATCTAATGCTTCACTTTTCTTTTCCGTGTCCACTCAGTACGTCTATGGAAGAAATCGCACGTTAAAATAAACTCCGATTACACACTTGGCCGTATTAATTCGCTCGTAACCATTTCGAGAGTGTAAAGAAAACCGCTCTTTGGAAGAGAAAagtgggtggctcttaaaagagccttttgGGGATACcaagacatgaaaacatgcaCGTTTACTTCTTCTTGGGGGCAGCTTTTTTCGCCTTTGCAGCCTTTGGTTTGGCAGTCTTGGGCTTGGCGGTCTTTGCCTTCTTGGGGCTCTTGGCTGCCTTCTTCGGGGTGGCcggcttctttgctttcttggGGCTCTTGGTGGCTTTCGCGGCGGCAGCAGGCTTCTTCGCCTTCTTGGGCGACTTCTTTGCAGCGGCGGAGGCGGGCTTCTTTGCCGCTACCTTCTTGGGCTTTTTAGCCGCGGCAGGTTTCTTGGCGGGCGCTTTTTTCGCCTTAGGCGCGGCTTTCTTAGCGGGCTTTTTCTTGGCTTCGTCTTGCTTCTTGTTGAGCTTAAAAGAGCCAGAGGCACCGGTTCCTTTGGTCTGCACCAGAGTTTCCTTTGTCACCAAGCTTTTGATAGCAAGCTTGACGCGAGAGTTGTTCTTTTCCACGTCGTAACCACCCGCAGCCAAAGCTTTCTTCAGAGCGGCGAGAGAGACCCCGTTCCGTTCTTTGGAAGCAGAAACAGCTTTGACGATAAGCTCACCGACGCTGGGTCCCGCTTTCTTGGGTCGAGCGGCAGCTTTCTTCTTAGGCGCCTTGGCCGGCGCAGCGGCGGCTGGGGCTGGAGCTACTTCTGCCATCGTCGTGTTAA
The sequence above is a segment of the Electrophorus electricus isolate fEleEle1 chromosome 16, fEleEle1.pri, whole genome shotgun sequence genome. Coding sequences within it:
- the LOC118242679 gene encoding histone H1-like, yielding MAEVAPAPAAAAPAKAPKKKAAARPKKAGPSVGELIVKAVSASKERNGVSLAALKKALAAGGYDVEKNNSRVKLAIKSLVTKETLVQTKGTGASGSFKLNKKQDEAKKKPAKKAAPKAKKAPAKKPAAAKKPKKVAAKKPASAAAKKSPKKAKKPAAAAKATKSPKKAKKPATPKKAAKSPKKAKTAKPKTAKPKAAKAKKAAPKKK
- the LOC118242687 gene encoding histone H2A, with protein sequence MSGRGKTGGKARAKAKTRSSRAGLQFPVGRVHRLLRKGNYAERVGAGAPVYLAAVLEYLTAEILELAGNAARDNKKTRIIPRHLQLAVRNDEELNKLLGGVTIAQGGVLPNIQAVLLPKKTEKAVKTK